In Bacteroidota bacterium, a genomic segment contains:
- a CDS encoding 50S ribosomal protein L10 has protein sequence MTREEKNKAIDEIVDTLSAYNGFYITDISGLNSEKTSQLRRMCYDRGIKMSVAKNSLIKKALERMNTEAYEPLYDSLKGSSALMLCETANLPAKLIKEIRSKKDNTKPILKCAYIDSSVFIGDNQVEVIASLKSKNELIADVLALLQSPIRNVIGGLQSGGHKIAGIIKTLESRA, from the coding sequence ATGACAAGAGAAGAAAAGAATAAAGCAATAGATGAGATAGTGGATACCCTTTCTGCTTACAATGGGTTTTATATAACCGATATCTCAGGTTTGAATTCAGAAAAAACAAGTCAATTGCGAAGAATGTGCTACGACAGAGGCATTAAAATGAGTGTTGCAAAAAATTCGCTCATAAAGAAAGCCCTTGAACGCATGAATACTGAAGCTTATGAACCTTTGTATGATTCATTAAAAGGATCTTCGGCACTTATGCTATGCGAAACGGCAAACCTTCCCGCAAAACTTATTAAGGAAATTCGAAGCAAAAAAGACAACACCAAGCCGATATTAAAATGCGCTTATATTGACTCTTCAGTTTTCATTGGCGATAATCAAGTTGAAGTGATAGCCAGTCTGAAGTCGAAGAATGAATTAATAGCAGATGTATTAGCCTTGTTGCAATCTCCAATACGCAATGTTATTGGTGGATTACAAAGTGGCGGTCACAAAATTGCAGGAATTATTAAAACGCTTGAGTCACGTGCATAA
- the tuf gene encoding elongation factor Tu, producing the protein MAKEKFDRSKPHVNIGTIGHVDHGKTTLTAAITTVLAEKGLSEKRSFDSIDNAPEEKERGITINTAHVEYQTAARHYAHVDCPGHADYVKNMVTGAAQMDGAILVVAATDGPMPQTREHILLARQVGVPKIVVFMNKVDMVDDAEILDIVEMEIRELLSFYQFDGDNTPIIRGSALGGLNLDAKWVEKIMELMNAVDTFIPLPPRDVDKPFLMPVEDVFSITGRGTVATGRIERGVINSNETVEIIGMQEKKLTSTVTGVEMFRKILDRGEAGDNVGLLLRGIEKNDIRRGMVIAKPGSITPHTVFKAEIYVLKKEEGGRHTPFHNKYRPQFYMRTTDVTGEIELPEGREMVMPGDNVTITVNLIVPVAMDKGLRFAIREGGRTVGAGQVIDIVK; encoded by the coding sequence ATGGCAAAAGAAAAATTTGATCGTTCCAAACCGCACGTTAACATTGGAACTATTGGTCACGTTGACCACGGTAAAACAACCTTAACCGCTGCAATTACTACCGTATTGGCAGAAAAAGGACTTTCAGAAAAGCGTTCATTCGATTCTATCGATAATGCTCCTGAAGAAAAAGAAAGAGGTATCACCATCAACACTGCACACGTAGAGTATCAAACTGCTGCGCGTCACTATGCACACGTTGATTGCCCAGGACACGCTGATTATGTGAAGAACATGGTTACCGGTGCTGCGCAGATGGACGGTGCTATATTAGTGGTTGCAGCTACAGATGGACCTATGCCACAAACCCGTGAGCACATTCTTCTTGCCCGTCAGGTAGGAGTTCCAAAGATTGTTGTTTTCATGAATAAGGTTGACATGGTTGATGATGCTGAAATTTTAGATATCGTTGAGATGGAAATCCGTGAATTATTAAGCTTCTATCAATTCGATGGTGACAATACTCCTATAATCCGTGGATCTGCTTTAGGTGGATTAAACCTGGATGCTAAGTGGGTAGAGAAAATCATGGAATTAATGAATGCAGTTGATACATTCATTCCACTTCCTCCTCGAGATGTTGATAAGCCATTCTTGATGCCAGTAGAAGACGTATTCTCTATTACTGGTCGCGGAACTGTTGCAACAGGCCGAATCGAGCGTGGAGTAATCAACTCAAATGAAACTGTTGAAATCATCGGTATGCAAGAGAAGAAATTAACTTCTACTGTAACTGGGGTTGAGATGTTCCGTAAAATTCTTGATCGTGGAGAAGCAGGTGACAACGTGGGTTTGTTATTACGTGGTATCGAAAAGAACGATATCCGCAGAGGAATGGTTATAGCCAAGCCTGGCTCTATTACTCCTCATACTGTTTTCAAAGCTGAGATTTACGTATTGAAAAAGGAAGAAGGTGGTCGTCATACTCCTTTCCACAATAAATACCGCCCTCAGTTCTATATGCGCACTACAGATGTAACTGGAGAGATAGAATTGCCAGAAGGTCGTGAGATGGTAATGCCAGGTGATAACGTTACAATTACTGTAAACCTTATCGTACCCGTAGCTATGGATAAAGGATTACGTTTCGCGATTCGCGAAGGTGGTCGTACTGTAGGTGCAGGTCAGGTAATTGATATTGTTAAGTAA
- the rplL gene encoding 50S ribosomal protein L7/L12, producing MADLNSLAETLVGLTVKEVNELAKILKDVHGIEPAAAAAVVAAPAAGGGAAAAEEKSTFDVILKSAGQAKLNVVKLVKDLTGLGLKEAKDLVDGAPKAIKEGVSKAEADSLKDQLVAAGAEVEVK from the coding sequence ATGGCAGATTTAAATTCATTAGCAGAAACACTCGTTGGCTTAACCGTAAAAGAAGTTAACGAACTTGCAAAAATCCTTAAAGACGTACACGGTATAGAGCCGGCAGCAGCAGCAGCTGTAGTTGCAGCCCCAGCAGCTGGTGGTGGTGCAGCAGCAGCCGAAGAAAAGTCAACTTTTGATGTTATTCTTAAAAGTGCAGGTCAAGCTAAACTTAACGTAGTTAAGTTGGTTAAAGATCTTACAGGATTAGGATTGAAGGAGGCAAAAGATTTAGTTGATGGTGCTCCAAAGGCAATTAAAGAAGGTGTATCTAAAGCTGAGGCTGATTCATTGAAAGATCAATTAGTAGCTGCAGGTGCTGAAGTTGAAGTTAAGTAA
- a CDS encoding 50S ribosomal protein L1 translates to MAKLTKKQKATLAKYDPSKTYSLKDASKIVKDISYTKFDASVDLSIRLGVDPRKANQMVRGVVTLPHGTGKNVRVLVLCTPDKEAEAKAAGADHVGLDDYISKIEKGWTDIDIVITMPSVMAKVGKLGKILGPRSLMPNPKTGTVTNDVGKAVEEVKAGKIDFKVDKQGIIHSSVGKVSFDAKKIEENANELLNTIVKLKPSAAKGTYMKSVSLSSTMSHGIKIDTK, encoded by the coding sequence ATGGCAAAATTAACGAAAAAACAAAAAGCTACGCTTGCCAAGTATGATCCTTCGAAAACATACAGTTTGAAGGATGCAAGCAAAATTGTAAAGGACATTTCCTATACAAAATTTGATGCTTCAGTTGATCTGAGCATCCGCCTGGGGGTTGACCCGCGTAAGGCAAATCAAATGGTTCGTGGGGTGGTAACTCTTCCACATGGTACCGGAAAAAATGTACGTGTTCTTGTTCTTTGCACTCCCGATAAGGAGGCAGAAGCAAAAGCAGCAGGTGCCGATCATGTTGGATTGGATGACTATATTTCGAAAATCGAAAAAGGTTGGACCGATATCGATATTGTAATTACCATGCCTTCAGTAATGGCTAAGGTAGGTAAGTTAGGTAAGATATTGGGACCTCGCAGCCTTATGCCAAATCCAAAGACTGGTACAGTTACAAACGATGTTGGTAAAGCAGTGGAGGAAGTTAAAGCCGGTAAGATTGATTTTAAAGTAGATAAGCAAGGAATCATTCATTCTTCAGTTGGTAAGGTATCATTTGATGCTAAGAAAATTGAAGAAAATGCAAATGAATTATTGAACACTATTGTAAAGCTAAAACCTAGTGCAGCCAAAGGAACTTATATGAAGAGTGTAAGTTTGTCAAGCACAATGAGCCATGGTATTAAGATAGACACTAAATAA
- the nusG gene encoding transcription termination/antitermination factor NusG, giving the protein MTEVAEKKWYVIRAISGKEKKVKQYIDAEISRLKLQDFVAQVLIPTEKIYQIKNGKKISKERSYLPGYVLLEANISGEIPHIIQNIPGVINFLGPKGEAPAPLRVSEVNRILGKADELAESPEIANIPFVVGETVKVIDGPFNSFSGVIEEVNEEKRKLKVIVKIFGRKTPLELSYLQVEKE; this is encoded by the coding sequence ATGACAGAGGTAGCAGAAAAAAAGTGGTACGTAATACGTGCCATCAGTGGTAAGGAAAAGAAAGTAAAGCAATATATAGATGCTGAAATTTCACGATTGAAATTGCAGGATTTTGTTGCTCAGGTTCTTATACCTACCGAAAAAATATATCAGATTAAAAATGGTAAGAAGATTTCTAAAGAACGCAGTTATTTGCCTGGTTATGTATTGTTGGAAGCAAATATTTCTGGCGAAATCCCCCATATAATTCAGAATATTCCAGGAGTAATTAACTTTCTGGGCCCTAAGGGAGAGGCACCAGCACCATTGCGTGTGTCTGAAGTAAACAGGATTTTAGGAAAGGCGGATGAATTGGCCGAATCTCCTGAAATTGCTAACATTCCTTTCGTAGTTGGCGAAACTGTAAAAGTAATTGATGGACCATTCAATAGTTTTTCAGGAGTTATTGAAGAAGTTAATGAAGAAAAGAGAAAATTAAAGGTAATTGTAAAAATATTTGGCCGCAAAACTCCACTTGAGTTGAGTTACTTGCAAGTTGAAAAGGAATAA
- the rplK gene encoding 50S ribosomal protein L11, with translation MAKEIGALIKLQVKGGAANPAPPIGPALGAKGVNIMEFCKQFNARTQDQAGKVLPVVITVYVDKSFEFIIKKPPVAVAILEATKLKSGSAEPNRKKVATINWDKVREIAQEKMSDLNCFTMESAMSMVAGTARSMGVIVEGTRPF, from the coding sequence ATGGCAAAAGAAATAGGTGCATTAATAAAACTTCAGGTAAAGGGTGGCGCTGCCAATCCTGCCCCTCCAATTGGTCCTGCATTAGGAGCAAAAGGGGTTAACATTATGGAGTTTTGCAAGCAGTTTAATGCTCGCACACAAGACCAGGCTGGCAAAGTATTGCCAGTGGTAATAACAGTATATGTAGATAAGTCCTTTGAATTTATTATTAAAAAGCCACCGGTAGCGGTAGCTATTTTAGAGGCCACAAAACTTAAGAGCGGTTCGGCAGAACCTAACCGTAAGAAGGTTGCTACTATAAATTGGGATAAGGTGCGTGAAATCGCCCAAGAAAAAATGTCTGATTTGAATTGTTTTACAATGGAATCAGCCATGAGTATGGTGGCGGGTACTGCACGCAGCATGGGGGTAATTGTAGAAGGCACTAGGCCTTTCTAA
- the secE gene encoding preprotein translocase subunit SecE, producing MDKLKIYVQESYNELMHKVSWPTWAELQESAITVLVATVIVGLIIWLIDLVFSGILGFIYSLT from the coding sequence ATGGATAAATTGAAAATATATGTGCAAGAGTCGTACAACGAACTAATGCACAAGGTATCCTGGCCAACATGGGCAGAATTACAAGAATCGGCCATTACCGTTTTGGTAGCAACAGTAATTGTTGGATTAATCATTTGGCTTATAGACCTGGTATTCTCTGGTATACTTGGATTTATTTATAGCCTTACTTAA